The Cellulophaga sp. L1A9 genome window below encodes:
- a CDS encoding 3-oxoacyl-ACP synthase yields MEQNLKKQLYDFCENFAANRIARIRVNIADFKESLDSETKSSAGDKHETGRAMLQLELEKSGVQLAEAEKMAKVLDMVNIKTKTNFVGLGNLVKTNKANYFLGISAGEYKGDGISVYCISSETPMGKLLFGKEKGAIVTFNTNEITINEIL; encoded by the coding sequence ATGGAACAAAATTTAAAAAAACAGTTATATGACTTCTGTGAAAATTTTGCAGCGAATAGAATAGCTCGTATTCGTGTGAATATTGCAGATTTTAAAGAGTCATTAGATAGTGAAACTAAGAGTAGCGCTGGTGATAAGCATGAGACCGGTAGGGCTATGCTTCAATTAGAATTAGAAAAATCTGGAGTTCAGTTAGCAGAAGCAGAGAAAATGGCTAAGGTTTTAGATATGGTAAATATAAAAACTAAGACAAATTTTGTTGGTTTGGGTAATTTGGTCAAAACAAATAAAGCCAATTATTTTTTAGGCATTTCGGCAGGAGAATATAAAGGAGATGGTATTTCTGTATATTGTATTTCTTCAGAAACTCCAATGGGAAAATTACTTTTCGGTAAAGAAAAAGGAGCTATAGTTACCTTTAATACCAATGAAATTACAATCAATGAAATTCTCTAA
- a CDS encoding FAD-binding oxidoreductase produces MKLSYWEYKTWLSHVDYTIVGSGIVGLNCALQLKAKYPKAKILILEKGILPQGASTKNAGFACFGSISEVLSDLKTHSEDEVFQLVKKRWEGIHLLRENLGDKEIGFKNLGGHEIFTDQQEALYEECLAKIATTNSFLNPIFKGDAFKVHANTFNFKKVQNNYITNIFESQIDTGKMMSQLVLRVQSSGVMLLNSLHVEHFVDLADGVAVKTNEFEFTTKKLIIATNGFGTELLGEEIKPARAQVLITKPIKDLKIKGTFHLDEGYYYFRNIDGRILFGGGRNLDFQTEETTEFGETALVQNKLEQLLKEVILTDYDFEIAYSWSGIMGVGPQKRPIIKQVSNHVYCGIRMGGMGIAIGSIIGKELADLV; encoded by the coding sequence ATGAAGTTAAGTTATTGGGAGTATAAAACTTGGTTGTCTCATGTAGATTATACCATTGTTGGTAGTGGAATTGTGGGTTTAAATTGCGCTTTACAATTAAAAGCTAAATATCCTAAAGCCAAAATATTAATTTTGGAAAAAGGGATTTTACCACAAGGTGCAAGTACTAAAAATGCAGGATTTGCCTGTTTTGGTAGTATTTCCGAAGTTTTATCGGATCTTAAAACCCATTCTGAGGATGAAGTGTTTCAGCTTGTAAAAAAACGTTGGGAGGGTATTCATCTTTTACGAGAAAACTTAGGGGACAAAGAGATTGGGTTTAAAAATCTAGGCGGTCATGAAATATTTACGGACCAGCAAGAGGCTCTTTATGAGGAATGCTTAGCTAAAATAGCAACCACGAATTCCTTTTTAAATCCAATTTTTAAAGGGGATGCTTTTAAGGTTCATGCAAATACCTTTAATTTTAAAAAAGTCCAAAATAATTATATCACAAACATTTTTGAATCTCAGATAGACACAGGAAAAATGATGTCTCAATTAGTACTTCGTGTTCAATCAAGTGGAGTAATGCTATTAAATTCTTTACACGTAGAGCATTTTGTAGACTTAGCAGATGGTGTTGCCGTAAAAACAAATGAATTTGAGTTTACGACTAAAAAGTTAATCATTGCCACCAATGGTTTTGGTACAGAATTATTAGGAGAAGAGATTAAACCAGCGCGAGCTCAGGTATTAATTACGAAACCCATTAAGGATTTAAAAATAAAAGGTACTTTTCATTTAGATGAAGGGTATTATTACTTCAGAAACATTGACGGTCGGATTTTGTTTGGTGGCGGTCGTAATTTAGATTTTCAAACAGAAGAAACTACAGAATTTGGAGAAACAGCGCTCGTACAAAATAAATTAGAGCAGTTATTAAAGGAGGTCATACTCACAGATTACGATTTTGAAATTGCGTATAGTTGGAGTGGTATTATGGGCGTAGGTCCACAAAAAAGACCCATAATTAAGCAAGTTTCTAACCATGTGTATTGCGGAATACGAATGGGAGGAATGGGAATTGCAATTGGCAGTATTATTGGTAAAGAATTGGCGGATTTAGTCTAG
- a CDS encoding DUF1573 domain-containing protein: MKKVLLFTTLCFATLVVSAQDLISKVPKNASVVIALKGRNITDLVSVSEFENSKMGKMFIKELSRKTDGSVTDLETLGIDLSANFYYFMETEEGVFTHSFLVPLKDKRGFFSLLSESDKEKIQYEGGLSYMVESYDNMVTMWNDDTLLITIAQEESNYDDVYGYDDYDYTVEAVEEAADAVAGYYPILSFDESTYNFGTIKEGDVVEHTFNFTNTGDSALVITDAKASCGCTVPSFSSEEIAPGESGTILVKFDSSNKSGSQSKTVTITSNTENEVERLYIEGTITEDGVAEVEEVAEIIEDIYVDEIEETVIESTEYDDSSYYNDDYYEEQDRKREIRAAKRAADRLVSLASIIEKAKKIMKGSYAEGSILKNSSYVKSIGSGKDEATVWVNDFTALYRDAIPSYFGGGYYGDNPYDMFNFDRLYGGMSLTSKLNFDDTNASIKTVYTMNDEMAEYQRAIYNGKMNKNFFKYFNEDSMNGYFSINTSTEGTLSAYPKLVDAMFEGVEKEHLEDFVPIATRLISILLDEEAIAKVVRGDMLLVMNGVENVEVTYTTYDYDENYESIEVTKTKTEPIPKFILMVTSEEKEIFNRIMKIGIKEGAVTAENGFYQVEIPDAPFTVNMLFKDNTLLISNSKADITAMSNGTYNAKVSGRHKKLISKNAGSIYINGKSLTKDIPEDMVPNSYREKLDYISNNVEDLEFRVGKMKGNVLEGEMILNTPEGKGHKNSLAYFLNMIDALVD; this comes from the coding sequence ATGAAAAAAGTATTACTTTTTACAACTCTTTGCTTTGCTACATTAGTAGTTTCTGCGCAAGATTTAATATCAAAAGTGCCAAAGAATGCAAGTGTTGTTATAGCTCTTAAAGGAAGAAATATTACCGATTTAGTTTCCGTTTCAGAATTTGAAAATTCTAAAATGGGAAAGATGTTTATAAAGGAATTGTCAAGAAAAACCGACGGTTCTGTAACTGATTTAGAAACACTGGGAATTGATTTGTCTGCAAATTTCTATTACTTTATGGAGACAGAAGAAGGTGTTTTTACACATAGCTTTCTAGTTCCACTAAAAGATAAACGCGGTTTTTTTAGTCTTTTATCAGAAAGTGATAAAGAAAAAATTCAATATGAAGGTGGTCTTTCATATATGGTAGAGAGTTATGATAACATGGTAACCATGTGGAATGACGATACCTTATTAATTACAATCGCTCAGGAGGAAAGTAATTATGACGATGTGTATGGTTATGATGATTACGATTATACTGTAGAAGCGGTAGAAGAGGCTGCAGATGCAGTGGCAGGTTATTACCCTATATTGAGTTTTGATGAATCTACCTATAATTTTGGGACGATTAAAGAAGGCGATGTGGTAGAACATACGTTTAATTTTACGAATACAGGAGATTCAGCTTTAGTAATCACAGATGCAAAAGCAAGTTGTGGATGTACCGTTCCTAGCTTTTCTTCAGAAGAAATTGCACCAGGGGAGTCAGGAACTATTTTGGTTAAGTTTGATAGTTCTAATAAGAGTGGCAGCCAAAGTAAAACAGTGACTATTACGTCTAATACAGAAAATGAAGTAGAAAGATTGTATATCGAAGGTACTATCACAGAAGATGGTGTTGCAGAAGTTGAAGAGGTTGCAGAAATTATAGAAGATATTTATGTAGATGAAATAGAAGAAACTGTAATAGAATCTACCGAATATGATGATTCTAGTTATTACAATGATGATTACTATGAGGAGCAAGATAGAAAGCGTGAAATAAGAGCAGCTAAGAGAGCAGCTGATAGACTAGTATCTTTAGCTTCTATTATTGAAAAAGCAAAGAAAATAATGAAAGGCAGTTATGCTGAAGGAAGTATTTTAAAGAATAGTTCTTATGTGAAGAGTATAGGCTCAGGAAAAGATGAAGCTACTGTTTGGGTCAATGATTTTACGGCTTTATATAGAGACGCAATACCTTCTTATTTTGGAGGGGGCTATTATGGTGATAACCCTTATGATATGTTTAATTTTGATAGATTATATGGAGGAATGTCTTTAACTTCTAAATTAAATTTTGACGATACAAATGCATCGATCAAAACAGTATACACCATGAATGATGAAATGGCAGAATACCAAAGAGCCATATACAATGGTAAAATGAATAAAAACTTTTTTAAGTATTTTAATGAAGATAGCATGAATGGTTATTTCTCAATAAATACAAGTACAGAAGGCACCTTAAGCGCATACCCTAAATTAGTAGATGCAATGTTTGAAGGTGTAGAGAAAGAACATTTAGAAGATTTTGTACCTATTGCAACCCGATTAATTTCAATTTTATTAGACGAAGAGGCTATCGCCAAAGTGGTTCGTGGAGATATGTTGTTGGTTATGAATGGGGTAGAAAATGTTGAGGTAACGTATACTACCTATGACTATGATGAAAATTATGAAAGTATAGAGGTTACTAAAACGAAGACGGAGCCTATTCCAAAATTTATTTTGATGGTTACTTCAGAAGAGAAAGAGATCTTTAACCGTATCATGAAAATTGGTATAAAAGAAGGAGCAGTTACTGCAGAAAACGGATTCTACCAAGTTGAAATTCCTGATGCACCATTTACAGTAAACATGTTGTTTAAAGATAATACCTTATTAATTAGTAACTCTAAGGCAGATATCACAGCGATGAGTAATGGTACTTATAATGCTAAGGTTTCAGGAAGACACAAAAAACTTATTTCTAAAAATGCAGGAAGTATTTATATCAACGGAAAAAGCCTTACTAAGGATATTCCAGAAGATATGGTTCCTAATTCTTATAGAGAAAAATTAGATTATATCTCTAATAATGTAGAAGATTTAGAATTTAGAGTAGGTAAAATGAAAGGTAATGTTCTTGAGGGAGAGATGATTTTAAATACACCTGAAGGGAAAGGACACAAAAATAGTTTGGCTTATTTTTTAAATATGATTGATGCTTTAGTAGATTAA
- a CDS encoding glycoside hydrolase family 11 protein — protein sequence MMKKLKMFTFLLGGILLVNCSTEDPDTASNLEELDVLKFSATQAFFVGDNRTDATTLNGGYWWTIYKEGGWGKLNFSGAQTYPGNFEIEYKNNQDIVGGKGWEYGQWNRVINYNIGTLEGSYKFVGAYGWAKATSGELIEYYIVDKKKGNGIPGVNKNQDFTVNNKNYRFLVQDRDGPSVEGDKKFKQFISENKNPNSIALNVDQRISFQKHAEHWGTYGNEGSLNNWGWYQVFGIESFNYNASQNDGNGNWGKINATIW from the coding sequence ATGATGAAAAAACTAAAAATGTTTACTTTTTTACTAGGAGGAATTCTCCTTGTAAACTGTTCTACAGAAGATCCTGACACTGCCAGTAACCTTGAGGAACTAGACGTATTAAAATTTTCTGCGACGCAAGCCTTTTTCGTTGGCGATAATCGCACCGATGCAACAACACTTAATGGTGGATATTGGTGGACCATCTATAAAGAAGGCGGCTGGGGTAAATTAAATTTCTCTGGTGCACAAACGTATCCTGGTAACTTTGAAATAGAATATAAGAACAACCAAGATATTGTTGGTGGTAAAGGCTGGGAATATGGGCAATGGAATAGAGTCATTAATTACAACATTGGAACCCTAGAAGGTTCTTACAAATTTGTTGGAGCTTATGGTTGGGCAAAAGCTACCTCTGGCGAATTAATTGAATATTATATTGTTGATAAGAAAAAGGGAAATGGAATTCCTGGAGTAAATAAAAATCAGGACTTTACTGTAAATAACAAAAATTACAGATTTTTAGTTCAAGATAGAGACGGACCCTCTGTAGAAGGTGATAAAAAGTTCAAGCAATTTATTTCTGAAAACAAAAACCCAAATAGTATTGCTTTAAATGTAGATCAGAGGATTAGCTTCCAAAAACATGCTGAACACTGGGGCACCTATGGTAACGAAGGCAGTTTAAATAACTGGGGTTGGTACCAAGTTTTTGGTATTGAAAGCTTTAACTACAATGCAAGTCAAAATGACGGTAATGGAAACTGGGGTAAAATAAATGCAACAATCTGGTAA
- a CDS encoding SUMF1/EgtB/PvdO family nonheme iron enzyme: protein MKKSTVYFLFISTLLLNSSCAEKKVEPLTPANFIFVEGGMMKNKNSQLYGIKGKVLDFYMGKYEITQKEWNEIMPKNPSNTIGDSLPVEMVTWYDCIRYCNKRSKKEGLIPYYDIDTTKDTLEGDIRINRKASGYRLPTEVEWEYAAGGGQLSKSFTYSGSDVIDSVAWTWKNTGDTILSGNWNYRSMQHNHCSTKPVGLKKPNELGFYDMTGNVMEWCEEWHVTEHISKGTYRTQRGGGWINIDDYAKVAHRGYNEAKRKAMDQGFRICRNKD from the coding sequence ATGAAAAAATCTACAGTATACTTCTTATTTATTTCAACACTTCTTTTAAATAGCTCCTGCGCAGAAAAGAAGGTAGAACCTCTTACTCCCGCTAATTTTATTTTTGTAGAAGGAGGAATGATGAAAAATAAGAATTCTCAGTTGTATGGAATTAAAGGCAAAGTTCTTGACTTTTATATGGGTAAATATGAAATTACACAAAAAGAATGGAATGAAATTATGCCCAAAAACCCTTCCAATACTATAGGTGACAGTTTACCTGTTGAAATGGTTACTTGGTATGATTGTATCAGGTATTGCAATAAAAGAAGCAAAAAAGAAGGCTTAATTCCTTATTATGATATTGATACTACTAAAGACACTTTAGAGGGAGATATTCGTATAAATAGAAAAGCGAGCGGTTACAGATTGCCAACAGAGGTAGAATGGGAGTATGCTGCTGGAGGTGGGCAGCTAAGCAAAAGTTTTACATATAGCGGTAGTGATGTAATTGACAGTGTCGCCTGGACTTGGAAAAATACTGGCGATACTATTCTTTCTGGAAACTGGAATTACAGAAGTATGCAACACAATCATTGCTCTACTAAACCTGTGGGCTTAAAAAAACCTAATGAACTGGGTTTTTATGATATGACAGGCAATGTAATGGAATGGTGTGAAGAATGGCATGTAACGGAACATATCTCTAAAGGAACATACCGAACACAAAGAGGTGGCGGATGGATCAACATAGATGATTATGCTAAAGTAGCTCACAGAGGTTATAATGAAGCCAAAAGAAAAGCTATGGATCAAGGCTTTAGAATATGTAGAAACAAAGACTAA
- the accC gene encoding acetyl-CoA carboxylase biotin carboxylase subunit, producing MFKKILIANRGEIALRIIRTCREMGIKTVAVYSKADEESLHVRFADEAVCIGPAPSSESYLKIPNIIAAAEITNADAIHPGYGFLSENSKFSRICAEHDIKFIGASGDQIDKMGDKATAKLTMKEAGVPCVPGSDGLLKDVADAKKIAKKMGYPVMIKATAGGGGKGMRAVWSEDKLEDLYNSAVQEAKAAFGNGGMYMEKLIEEPRHIEIQIVGDQYGKACHLSERDCSIQRRHQKLTEETPSPFMTDKLREEMGAAAVKAAEYIKYEGAGTIEFLVDKHRNFYFMEMNTRIQVEHPITEQVIDYDLIREQILVAAGVPISGKNYLPKLHSIECRINAEDPYHDFRPSPGKITTLHTPGGHGIRLDTHVYSGYTIPSNYDSMIAKLITTAQTREEAINKMKRALDEFVIEGVKTTIPFHRQLMDHPDYLAGNYTTKFMEDFKMDPPKE from the coding sequence ATGTTTAAAAAAATATTAATTGCAAATAGAGGAGAGATTGCACTGCGCATTATCAGGACTTGTCGTGAAATGGGGATCAAAACTGTTGCAGTCTATTCTAAAGCAGATGAAGAAAGTCTGCATGTACGTTTTGCAGATGAAGCAGTATGTATTGGCCCAGCACCTAGTAGTGAGTCATATTTAAAAATACCTAATATTATAGCGGCAGCAGAAATTACAAATGCTGATGCTATTCATCCAGGATATGGGTTTTTGTCTGAAAATTCTAAATTTTCAAGAATTTGTGCAGAACACGATATTAAATTTATTGGTGCCTCTGGGGATCAAATAGATAAAATGGGTGATAAAGCTACTGCAAAACTAACAATGAAAGAAGCTGGAGTACCTTGTGTACCTGGTTCTGATGGCTTATTAAAAGATGTTGCAGATGCCAAGAAGATTGCTAAAAAAATGGGATATCCCGTTATGATTAAAGCAACCGCTGGTGGTGGTGGAAAAGGAATGCGTGCTGTTTGGAGTGAAGATAAATTAGAAGATCTTTACAATAGTGCTGTTCAAGAAGCTAAAGCTGCATTTGGTAATGGTGGTATGTACATGGAGAAACTTATTGAAGAACCACGTCATATTGAAATTCAAATTGTGGGTGATCAATACGGTAAAGCATGTCATTTATCCGAAAGAGATTGCTCTATCCAAAGACGCCATCAAAAACTTACCGAAGAAACACCTTCTCCTTTTATGACAGATAAGTTGCGAGAAGAAATGGGAGCAGCGGCGGTAAAAGCAGCAGAATATATAAAATATGAAGGCGCAGGTACTATAGAATTTTTGGTAGATAAACACCGTAACTTCTATTTTATGGAGATGAATACACGTATTCAGGTAGAACATCCAATTACAGAGCAGGTAATAGATTACGATCTTATTCGTGAGCAAATTCTTGTAGCTGCAGGTGTGCCAATCTCAGGTAAGAACTATTTGCCAAAGTTACATTCAATTGAATGTAGAATTAATGCAGAAGATCCCTACCATGATTTTCGCCCTTCACCAGGAAAAATAACAACATTACATACTCCTGGAGGTCACGGTATTCGTTTAGATACGCACGTATATAGCGGGTATACTATACCCTCAAATTACGATTCTATGATCGCAAAATTAATAACTACGGCTCAAACAAGAGAAGAGGCTATTAATAAAATGAAGCGTGCTTTAGATGAATTTGTAATTGAAGGTGTAAAAACAACCATACCTTTTCATAGACAATTAATGGATCATCCAGATTATTTGGCGGGGAATTACACCACCAAATTCATGGAAGACTTTAAAATGGATCCTCCTAAGGAATAA
- the accB gene encoding acetyl-CoA carboxylase biotin carboxyl carrier protein, giving the protein MDIKEIQSLIKFVAKSGASEVKLEMEDIKITIRTGAAGLEPTTYVQQIPMAQNQMMPAAPAKEDATSVEIAAKAEVNDDDKYITIKSPIIGTFYRKASPEKPVFVEVGSTINKGDVLCVIEAMKLFNDIESEVSGKIVKVLVDDSSPVEFDQPLFLVDPS; this is encoded by the coding sequence ATGGATATTAAAGAAATTCAAAGCTTGATTAAATTTGTAGCCAAATCTGGTGCTAGCGAGGTTAAATTAGAGATGGAAGACATCAAAATAACGATCCGCACTGGGGCAGCTGGTTTAGAACCAACTACATATGTTCAACAAATACCAATGGCACAAAATCAAATGATGCCAGCCGCACCTGCTAAGGAAGATGCTACTTCAGTAGAAATTGCAGCCAAAGCAGAGGTTAATGATGATGATAAATATATTACCATCAAGTCTCCAATTATTGGTACATTCTATAGAAAAGCATCACCAGAAAAACCTGTTTTTGTTGAAGTAGGGAGTACAATAAACAAAGGAGATGTACTTTGTGTTATTGAAGCAATGAAATTATTCAATGATATTGAATCTGAGGTTTCAGGTAAAATCGTTAAAGTATTAGTAGACGATTCTTCACCAGTGGAATTTGATCAACCATTATTTTTGGTAGATCCATCATAA
- a CDS encoding beta-ketoacyl-ACP synthase III — MTKLSAAITAVGGYVPEFVMTNKMLEELVDTNDEWITTRTGIKERRVLKKEGVGTSYMAIKAAEDLIKKRGIDPSEIDLVLVGTATPDTLVASTAAFVASEIGATNAFAFDLLAACSSFLFGMSTAAGFIESGKYKKVLLIGADKMSSIIDYEDRTTCIIFGDGAGAALFEPNEEGLGMQDEYLRSDGNGREYLSMNGGGSIMPATEESVKNKQHYIFQDGKTVFKFAVSKMADAAAEIMERNSLTHDDVSWLVPHQANKRIIDATANRMGLDHDRVMMNIQKYGNTTSATLPLLLYDYEKQLKKGDNLVFAAFGGGFTWGSIYLKWAYNSK; from the coding sequence ATGACTAAACTATCAGCGGCCATCACGGCGGTAGGGGGCTATGTCCCTGAGTTCGTAATGACGAATAAAATGTTGGAAGAACTAGTAGATACTAATGATGAATGGATCACTACTAGAACAGGTATTAAAGAAAGAAGAGTACTTAAAAAAGAAGGAGTTGGTACGTCATATATGGCTATTAAAGCTGCGGAAGATTTAATAAAAAAGAGGGGTATAGACCCTAGTGAAATAGATCTAGTACTAGTGGGTACGGCAACACCGGATACTTTAGTGGCGTCAACAGCTGCATTTGTAGCCTCAGAAATAGGTGCTACTAATGCGTTTGCATTTGATTTGCTAGCGGCATGTTCAAGTTTCTTGTTTGGAATGTCTACGGCTGCAGGTTTTATAGAATCTGGAAAGTATAAGAAAGTACTTTTAATAGGGGCAGATAAAATGTCGTCTATTATTGATTATGAAGACAGAACTACGTGTATTATTTTTGGAGATGGAGCAGGTGCTGCACTTTTTGAGCCCAATGAAGAAGGTTTAGGAATGCAAGATGAGTATTTGCGCTCTGATGGTAATGGAAGAGAATATTTAAGTATGAATGGTGGTGGGTCTATAATGCCGGCCACTGAAGAGTCTGTAAAGAATAAACAACACTATATTTTTCAAGACGGGAAAACAGTATTTAAATTTGCCGTGTCTAAAATGGCAGACGCAGCAGCTGAAATCATGGAACGTAATTCATTAACACATGATGATGTTTCTTGGTTGGTACCACATCAAGCCAATAAGCGTATTATTGATGCCACAGCCAATAGAATGGGCTTGGATCATGATAGAGTGATGATGAATATTCAAAAGTATGGCAATACGACATCGGCAACTTTACCGCTTTTATTATACGATTACGAAAAGCAATTAAAAAAAGGGGACAACTTAGTTTTTGCTGCTTTCGGAGGAGGATTCACTTGGGGATCTATATATTTAAAATGGGCATATAACTCAAAATAA
- the rpmF gene encoding 50S ribosomal protein L32: MAHPKRKISRTRRDKRRTHYKAVAPTLAKDPTTGEMHLYHRAHWHEGKLYYRGQVLIDNTEEAVA; this comes from the coding sequence ATGGCGCATCCAAAACGGAAGATTTCCAGAACAAGAAGAGATAAAAGAAGAACACATTATAAGGCTGTTGCCCCTACTCTTGCAAAAGATCCAACAACTGGAGAAATGCATTTGTACCACAGAGCACACTGGCATGAAGGTAAATTATATTACAGAGGCCAAGTTTTAATTGATAATACAGAAGAAGCAGTTGCTTAA
- a CDS encoding DUF177 domain-containing protein, with product MKKHKEFVIPFSGLKQGRHEFNFEIENTFFESFEYDEFNNAAIQLEVILNRSSTMLELEIAATGTVNVYCDVTNEPYDQPIEADLELLVKFGEEFNDDNDEILILPHGDFQVDISQYVYEMIVLAVPLKKVHPGVEDGTLKSATLEKLEKLHPKEVKENKNKETDPRWDSLKKLLTDK from the coding sequence ATGAAGAAGCATAAAGAGTTTGTGATTCCTTTTTCAGGATTGAAGCAGGGAAGACACGAATTTAATTTTGAAATAGAGAATACGTTCTTTGAATCTTTTGAATATGATGAGTTTAATAACGCTGCTATTCAATTAGAAGTGATATTAAATAGATCTAGTACGATGTTAGAGTTAGAGATAGCTGCGACGGGTACAGTAAACGTTTATTGTGATGTTACCAATGAGCCTTATGACCAACCTATAGAAGCTGATTTAGAGCTGCTAGTTAAGTTTGGTGAAGAGTTTAATGATGACAATGATGAAATTCTGATTCTCCCACACGGGGATTTTCAGGTAGATATTTCACAATATGTTTATGAAATGATCGTTTTAGCTGTGCCGCTTAAAAAAGTACATCCTGGAGTTGAGGATGGCACTTTAAAGTCAGCAACATTAGAAAAGCTAGAAAAATTACATCCAAAGGAAGTAAAAGAAAATAAAAATAAAGAAACGGATCCTCGTTGGGATTCATTAAAAAAGTTATTAACGGATAAATAA
- the pdxA gene encoding 4-hydroxythreonine-4-phosphate dehydrogenase PdxA: MEERQKIKVGVSIGDLNGIGCEVVLKTFEDTRMLDFCTPVIFASNKTISYQKSELNIEINYHGVQEASKALDGKINVVNVWREIPNIKFGEATKEAGDFAIKSLKAAVQALKEGAIDVLVTAPINKSNIQADDFNFPGHTDFLAQELEGESLMFMITDDLKVGLLTDHIAVKDVATAITPELIKSKVATIENSLKMDFGISKPKIAILGINPHSGDNGIIGKEDDDTLKPAIHELSEAGHLVFGPYAADSFFGSDGYKKFDAILAAYHDQGLIPFKTISFGKGVNYTAGLNKVRTSPDHGTAYEIAGKGKADHSSFEEAVFKAIEIFRNRKEYSELTANPLKKSRLKREFR, translated from the coding sequence ATGGAGGAAAGACAAAAAATTAAAGTAGGGGTTTCTATTGGCGATTTAAATGGAATAGGTTGTGAGGTCGTATTGAAAACTTTTGAAGATACTCGAATGTTAGATTTCTGCACTCCTGTGATTTTTGCATCAAATAAAACAATATCATATCAAAAATCTGAACTAAATATAGAGATTAACTATCATGGGGTGCAAGAGGCGTCTAAGGCCTTAGATGGTAAAATCAATGTCGTTAATGTATGGCGCGAAATTCCGAATATTAAATTTGGAGAGGCCACTAAAGAGGCTGGAGATTTTGCTATCAAATCATTGAAAGCTGCAGTGCAAGCATTGAAAGAAGGAGCAATAGATGTTTTGGTAACGGCTCCAATAAATAAAAGCAATATACAGGCTGATGATTTTAATTTTCCAGGACATACAGATTTTCTTGCACAAGAGTTGGAAGGAGAAAGTTTAATGTTCATGATCACAGACGATTTAAAAGTAGGGTTGCTTACAGATCATATTGCGGTAAAAGATGTTGCGACGGCTATTACGCCAGAATTAATTAAAAGTAAAGTAGCTACCATAGAAAATTCTTTGAAAATGGATTTTGGTATCTCTAAGCCAAAAATTGCAATATTGGGGATTAACCCGCATAGTGGAGATAATGGCATTATAGGGAAAGAAGATGATGATACCTTAAAGCCAGCAATACACGAGCTTTCAGAGGCCGGTCATTTGGTTTTTGGCCCTTATGCAGCAGATAGCTTTTTTGGTTCTGATGGTTACAAGAAATTTGATGCTATTTTAGCAGCATACCACGATCAAGGTTTAATTCCGTTTAAAACGATATCGTTTGGAAAAGGAGTAAATTATACTGCGGGCTTAAATAAAGTGCGTACTTCTCCAGATCATGGAACTGCATATGAAATTGCAGGAAAAGGAAAGGCAGATCATAGCTCTTTTGAGGAAGCTGTTTTTAAGGCGATAGAAATTTTTAGAAATAGAAAAGAATATAGCGAGCTAACGGCAAATCCACTTAAAAAGTCAAGATTAAAACGAGAATTTAGATAA
- a CDS encoding riboflavin synthase, which produces MFTGIIETLGEVKTLQKEDTNLHITVKSTITPDLKIDQSVSHNGVCLTVVAVKGDSYTVTAIDETLQKTNLDQLNVGDKVNLERAMILGSRLDGHIVQGHVDQIGTCINVEEKDGSWLFTFEYDATLNNPTIEKGSITIDGTSLTVVNSGNNTFSVAIIPYTYEHTRFKTYKKGTIVNLEFDVIGKYVAKLMANRI; this is translated from the coding sequence ATGTTTACAGGAATAATTGAAACTTTAGGAGAAGTAAAGACTTTACAGAAAGAAGACACTAATTTACACATTACTGTGAAGTCTACAATTACTCCAGATCTTAAAATTGACCAAAGTGTATCTCATAATGGTGTTTGTTTAACCGTTGTAGCTGTAAAAGGCGATTCTTACACCGTAACAGCTATTGATGAAACCTTACAAAAAACAAATTTAGACCAATTAAATGTTGGGGATAAGGTAAATTTAGAACGTGCTATGATTCTAGGATCCCGTTTAGATGGCCATATTGTTCAAGGACACGTAGACCAAATTGGAACCTGTATAAACGTGGAAGAAAAAGACGGAAGCTGGTTATTTACTTTTGAGTATGATGCTACCTTAAATAACCCTACGATAGAAAAAGGCTCCATCACTATTGACGGAACCAGTTTAACTGTCGTAAATTCAGGCAACAACACCTTTAGCGTTGCTATTATCCCTTACACCTACGAGCATACTCGTTTTAAAACCTATAAAAAAGGAACTATTGTTAACCTTGAATTTGATGTCATTGGAAAATATGTAGCTAAATTAATGGCTAATAGGATTTAA